One window of Athalia rosae chromosome 2, iyAthRosa1.1, whole genome shotgun sequence genomic DNA carries:
- the LOC105689524 gene encoding uncharacterized protein LOC105689524, producing the protein MGQKIISGFVTLIVILLIIPESRGKDVYRGQEFSIGRYNIPDFHVQFGSTTSFSFPPDSSYWEFILRELMMKTVFQKPVPTAAEKKFLHKILREEENFSKFLSRGEVYFVQNGGWIFCLEDCTDCESCVDLRNSVTPTFQWILKKIERKLERFQLVPHYDLQLTLIPQGEVNSEYWENFWSGSPYFYVALTGFVEALNRGSKAVDEHSFGTTKAPSLKNQRDGETLSLSEKKEGEKKEEKDMETPETNNNVFIDSTTTILTTEIQGKRNQRRIKANGDVGGVKNYSEPTGTSSVSTPLFFPPNDETPDQIRKLENDQRLILGTDQFGEKHLVHIVPAGDIKSAKTEESSASGPVPLDKEFETLSLYNRMFRRVVNSLNTQKNAIQQFLFASESNRTLNNNTKTSFKNGLEVEKKQNKTGVESSKDMVPITSSERVINAFENSDGEETDSQERVRISFNPASSARELVTYALNEDVKNNSVNFLRKEFEKSSTRASDHHEDYTTQNYTTPENSV; encoded by the exons ATGGGCCAGAAAATCATTTCCGGATTTGTAACGCTCATAGTG attctccTCATCATCCCTGAATCACGTGGGAAGGATGTATATAGAGGACAGGAATTTTCAATAGGGCGTTATAATATTCCCGACTTTCACGTACAGTTTGGTTCTACCACGTCTTTTAGTTTCCCACCAGATTCTTCCTACTGGGAATTCATCCTACGGGAGTTAATGATGAAAACGGTTTTTCAGAAACCTGTACCAACtgcggcagaaaaaaaatttcttcacaaAATCCTGCgggaagaggaaaatttttcgaaatttttatctcgtggTGAAGtctattttgttcaaaatggcGGCTGGATTTTTTGTCTAGAGGATTGCACCGATTGCGAATCTTGCGTGGATCTAAGAAATTCCGTCACTCCGACGTTCCAGTGGATATTGAAAAAGATTGAACGGAAGTTAGAAAGGTTTCAACTGGTACCTCATTATGACCTTCAGTTAACCCTCATTCCTCAAGGTGAGGTGAATTCTGAGTACTGGGAGAACTTCTGGTCCGGGAGTCCCTACTTTTACGTCGCTTTGACCGGATTCGTTGAGGCTTTGAACCGAGGAAGTAAAGCGGTGGATGAGCATTCCTTCGGGACGACGAAAGCGCctagtttgaaaaatcaacgggACGGGGAGACTCTTTCTTtgagtgaaaagaaagaaggagaaaagaaagaagagaaagatatGGAGACACCGGAGACCAACAATAACGTCTTCATCGACTCAACGACCACCATCCTTACTACTGAAATTCAAGGGAAACGAAATCAGCGGAGAATTAAAGCTAACGGAGACGTCGGAGGGGTTAAGAATTACTCTGAACCTACTGGAACGTCTTCAGTTTCAACCCCGCTATTCTTTCCGCCGAATGACGAGACACCCGACCAAATAAGGAAGCTGGAAAATGACCAGAGACTAATCCTAGGAACTGACCAATTCGGGGAAAAGCATCTAGTACACATTGTGCCTGCCGGTGACATTAAGTCAGCCAAAACCGAGGAAAGTTCAGCTTCTGGTCCTGTACCTCTGGACAAAGAATTTGAAACCCTTTCTTTGTATAATAGAATGTTCAGACGTGTCGTGAACTCCTTGAATACCCAGAAAAACGCCATACAGCAATTCTTATTCGCTTCTGAATCGAACAGAACTTTAAACAACAATACGAAAACCTCCTTTAAAAACGGTctggaagtggaaaaaaagcagaataaAACTGGGGTGGAATCTTCGAAAGACATGGTGCCAATAACGTCGTCGGAAAGGGTCATTAATGCATTTGAAAATTCCGATGGAGAAGAAACTGACAGTCAAGAACGCGTACGGATATCATTCAATCCTGCTTCATCCGCAAGAGAATTGGTAACATATGCATTGAATGAGGATGTCAAGAATAATTCGGTCAATTTTCTACggaaagaattcgaaaaatcttcaactcGAGCTTCTGATCATCATGAAGATTACACTACCCAAAATTATACCACACCTGAAAATTCAGTCTGA